The Myotis daubentonii chromosome 19, mMyoDau2.1, whole genome shotgun sequence genome window below encodes:
- the HPD gene encoding 4-hydroxyphenylpyruvate dioxygenase — protein sequence MTSYSNKGEKPERGRFLHFHSVTFWVGNAKQAASFYCSKMGFKPIAYKGLETGSREVVSHVVKQGQIVFVFSSALNPWNKEMGDHLVKHGDGVKDIAFEVEDCDYIVQKARQRGAKIIREPWVEQDKFGKVKFAVLQTYGDTTHTLVEKMNYTGFFLPGFEPTANRDPALSKLPQSNLEVIDHIVGNQPDQEMLSASDWYLNNLQFHRFWSVDDTQVHTEYSSLRSIVVANYEESIKMPINEPAPGRKKSQIQEYVDYNGGAGVQHIALKTQDIITAIRHLRERGMEFLDVPSTYYKQLREKLKSAKIRVKENLDALEELKILVDYDENGYLLQIFTKPMQDRPTLFLEVIQRHNHQGFGAGNFNALFKAFEEEQNMRGNLTDLEPNGVIRGM from the exons ATG aCATCTTACAGCAACAAAGGAGAGAAG ccCGAGAGAGGCCGATTCCTCCACTTCCACTCTGTGACCTTCTGGGTTGGCAATGCCAAGCAG GCCGCGTCCTTCTACTGCAGCAAGATGGGCTTTAAGCCGATCGCCTACAAGGGCCTGGAGACCGGGTCCAGGGAGGTGGTCAGCCACGTGGTCAAACAAGGGCAG attgtgtttgttttctcctctgcTCTCAACCCCTGGAACAAAG AGATGGGCGATCACCTGGTGAAACACGGAGACGGGGTGAAGGACATCGCATTCGAGGTGGAAGATTGTGACTACATCGTGCAG AAAGCCCGGCAACGGGGTGCCAAAATCATTCGGGAGCCCTGGGTGGAGCAAGATAAGTTTGGGAAGGTGAAGTTTGCTGTGCTGCAGACG TATGGGGACACGACACACACCCTGGTGGAGAAGATGAACTACACCGGCTTCTTCCTGCCTGGATTCGAGCCCACGGCAAACAGAGACCCCGCACTCTCCAAGCT gccccagaGCAACCTCGAGGTCATCGACCACATCGTGGGGAACCAGCCCGATCAGGAGATGCTGTCCGCCTCGGACTG gtaCCTGAATAACCTGCAGTTCCACCGCTTCTGGTCCGTGGACGACACGCAGGTGCACACGGAGTACAGCTCCCTGCGCTCCATCGTGGTGGCCAATTACGAGGAGTCCATCAAGATGCCCATCAACGAGCCGGCGCCGGGCAGGAAGAAATCCCAGATCCAG GAATACGTGGACTACAACGGGGGCGCGGGCGTCCAGCACATCGCTCTCAAGACCCAAGACATCATCACAGCG ATCCGCcacttgagagagagaggcatggaaTTCCTGGATGTCCCATCCACGTACTACAAACAGCTGCGGGAGAAGCTCAAGTCGGCCAAGATCCGGGTGAAGGAGAACCTTGATGCcctggag GAGCTGAAAATCCTGGTGGACTACGACGAGAACGGCTACCTCTTACAGATCTTCACCAAGCCCATGCAGGACCGGCCCACGCTCTTCCTGGAGGTCATTCAGCGCCACAACCACCAG GGTTTTGGAGCCGGCAACTTCAATGCACTGTTCAAGGCGTTCGAGGAGGAGCAGAACATGCGGGGCAACCTCACAGACCTGGAGCCCAACGGAGTGATCCGCGGCATGTAG